A DNA window from Aspergillus nidulans FGSC A4 chromosome I contains the following coding sequences:
- a CDS encoding nuclear import receptor MTR10 (transcript_id=CADANIAT00007527) — translation MHILIQYAQSSPAASTNPRLLDCITSWMREIPASKIVESPLMDVIVKALDDDASFDAAVDSMCTLYRDTREVDDSLPLIQALFPRVMSLRPKIAEFAEAEDTEAFRGITRLFAEAGEAWVVLIARMPAQFRELVEAVLECCARDWERDVVSITFVFWYELKQYVTLERYAESRAVYSDVFSRLVDIMIKHLEYPRPEDGESDLFGGDREQEEKFRQFRHSMGDVLKDCCVVIGVAECLSKAYQVIQQWISQYASQSTDEHVPNWQELEAPLFSLRAMGRMVDPEESAVLPQVIPLIVQIPNQEKVRFQAIMALARYTEWTAQHPETLEAQLNYVISGFQHSSIEVVQASALAFKFLGTDCQKLLGGHIAQLHSFYESVIDKLKPSSQEEVTEGVAAVVAVQPLEKIYETMKMFCDPIMARIMNLANNAKDEQGQRAVADHLQLITIFILVVNPYVAQDQENPAVKYCGEVLPITTTLVMNFTSSTPILERSLASGFEVSREGCFLWATDAVVREFSEGAEFVDPATSRAVFQFYEQQATAFLRTLNDLPPENLPDVIEDFFRLSSDAVRFYPKECISSSLSVPIFSAALSSLTLQQIDPLMAVLHYYHDLFSFAFDKPAVSSFTAPDGKAYSNPPEVQEAVKQLIASQGPVLVQRILTGMMFTFPGECFPDASSLLMSLFELMPPEAGSWVQSTLQMLPAGTMKAGEAERLLKGISDKVQSGETRKIRALLQDFTNSYRRRNVAPREGLGRLEATRFRFSG, via the exons ATGCACATTTTGATCCAATATGCTCAATCATCCC CTGCCGCATCTACGAACCCCCGCCTTCTTGATTGTATAACGTCTTGGATGCGCGAAATACCCGCCTCGAAGATCGTGGAATCACCTCTTATGGACGTCATTGTGAAAGCTCTGGATGACGACGCATCTTTTGACGCTGCTGTTGACAGCATGTGTACTCTATACAGGGACACTCGTGAAGTCGATGATTCGTTACCTCTCATCCAGGCCTTGTTCCCGCGAGTAATGTCACTACGCCCAAAGATCGCCGAATTCGCCGAAGCGGAGGATACAGAAGCGTTCCGGGGTATTACGAGACTATTTGCCGAAGCCGGTGAAGCATGGGTGGTGCTTATCGCGCGTATGCCTGCGCAATTCCGAGAGCTAGTGGAAGCAGTGTTGGAATGTTGTGCGCGGGATTGGGAGCGCGACGTCGTCTCGATAACTTTCGTCTTCTGGTATGAGCTGAAACAGTACGTTACGCTGGAGCGATATGCCGAATCGCGGGCCGTCTATAGCGATGTATTCTCCAGACTGGTGGATATCATGATTAAACATCTCGAGTACCCGCGCCCCGAAGACGGGGAATCTGACCTCTTCGGAGGTGACAGGGAGCAGGAAGAAAAGTTCAGACAGTTTCGACACTCGATGGGTGATGTCCTCAAGGACTGCTGTGTCGTCATAGGAGTTGCCGAATGTTTGTCCAAGGCGTACCAGGTTATTCAGCAATGGATTTCCCAATATGCTTCTCAGTCTACAGACGAGCATGTTCCAAACTGGCAAGAGCTCGAGGCACCGCTCTTCAGTCTTCGAGCTATGGGCCGCATGGTTGATCCGGAAGAAAGCGCGGTGTTGCCACAAGTCATTCCTCTAATCGTCCAAATTCCGAACCAAGAAAAAGTTCGTTTCCAGGCCATTATGGCGCTTGCTCGCTACACAGAATGGACAGCACAACACCCAGAGACGCTCGAAGCACAGCTCAACTATGTTATATCCGGCTTCCAGCACAGTTCCATAGAAGTGGTTCAGGCTTCTGCCTTAGCTTTCAAGTTCCTAGGGACGGATTGCCAGAAACTCCTTGGAGGACACATTGCTCAGCTTCACTCCTTCTATGAATCTGTCATCGACAAATTGAAGCCGAGCAGCCAGGAGGAAGTGACAGAAGGAGTAGCGGCTGTCGTTGCCGTGCAGCCACTGGAAAAGATATACGAGACCATGAAGATGTTCTGCGATCCAATCATGGCACGTATCATGAACCTGGCAAATAACGCTAAGGATGAGCAGGGCCAGCGTGCTGTTGCTG ATCATCTGCAGTTGATCACCATCTTTATCCTGGTAGTCAATCCGTACGTTGCCCAAGACCAGGAGAACCCGGCGGTGAAGTACTGTGGCGAAGTTTTACCCATCACGACGACGCTAGTAATGAACTTCACATCATCGACGCCTATCTTGGAGCGT AGTCTCGCAAGTGGATTCGAGGTCTCGCGCGAAGGATGTTTCCTATGGGCTACCGATGCTGTCGTACGAGAGTTCTCCGAAGGAGCCGAATTCGTTGACCCTGCCACCAGCCGAGCAGTATTTCAATTTTACGAGCAGCAAGCAACAGCTTTCCTGCGTACATTGAACGACCTGCCCCCAGAGAATCTTCCCGACG TGATTGAGGATTTCTTCCGTCTTTCTTCCGATGCTGTTCGATTCTACCCCAAGGAGTGCATCAGTTCGTCTCTCTCAGTGCCGATCTTCTCGGCCGCGCTCAGCTCCCTTACTTTACAGCAAATAGACCCTCTTATGGCGGTGCTGCATTACTACCACGATCTCTTTAGCTTTGCCTTTGATAAGCCTGCCGTGTCTAGTTTTACGGCACCGGATGGAAAGGCTTACTCAAACCCACCCGAAGTCCAAGAGGCCGTGAAACAGCTTATTGCGTCGCAAGGACCAGTTCTTGTTCAGCGCATCCTCACTGGAATGATGTTCACATTCCCAGGCGAATGCTTCCCGGATGCATCAAGTTTGCTGATGTCCCTGTTTGAGTTAATGCCCCCAGAAGCAGGTAGCTGGGTGCAATCGACGCTGCAAATGCTGCCTGCCGGGACAATGAAGGCGGGCGAGGCGGAACGACTACTTAAGGGCATTTCTGACAAGGTTCAGTCGGGAGAGACACGAAAGATCCGCGCTCTCCTTCAAG ACTTTACCAACTCGTACCGCCGTCGGAACGTGGCCCCGAGAGAAGGGCTAGGACGGCTGGAGGCCACGCGCTTCCGCTTCAGCGGATAA
- a CDS encoding mRNA splicing protein SME1 (transcript_id=CADANIAT00007528) has protein sequence MTGRGGGAARKTLLAPIHFIFKLLQQRSTVSIWLYEQLAFRIEGKIRGFDEFMNLVIDDAVEVRLATKSEEEKRRPLGQILLKGDNVSLIQAVQ, from the exons ATGACCGGTAGAGGAGGCGGTGCCGCTCGCAAGACACTGCTTGCGCCGATTCACTTCATCTTCAAACTCCTTCAGCAACGTTCAACAGTCTCTATCTGGTTATATGAGCAGCTTGCATTCCGAATTGAAGGGAAGATTAGA GGGTTTGACGAGTTCATGAACCTGGTCATCGACGACGCCGTGGAGGTTAGGCTGGCCACAAaaagcgaggaagaaaagaggcgGCCATTGG GTCAAATACTGCTCAAGGGCGACAATGTTTCTCTCATCCAAGCTGTCCAGTGA
- a CDS encoding protein rot1 (transcript_id=CADANIAT00007529): MLVIYFIGSLLASLVSARNAADLIGTWTTKSRQVFTGPGFYDVVKDELIEPRLTGISFSFTEDGHFEEAFYRAVSNPQDPSCPKGILQWQHGTYTVDSDGSIHLNPIAEDGRQLLSDPCSSSKGIYTRYNQTEKYSSFTVDVDPYYDSIRLNLYSFDGSPMIPMYLAYRPPEMLPTGPLQSIVSKKAKRHFDSKKVTPFGLRTLISKDNLVDPNRWLWVGIVMSAMGGITLFFT, from the exons ATGCTTGTGATATACTTCATAGGTAGCCTTCTGGCCAGCCTTGTTAGTGCCCGCAACGCTGCCGATCTTATCGGGACCTGGACCACCAAATCTCGCCAAGTCTTTACAGGGCCA GGGTTCTACGATGTAGTCAAGGATGAATTGATTGAGCCAAGGCTTACGggcatctccttctctttcacaGAAGACGGACATTTCGAAGAAGCATTCTACCGAGCCGTTTCCAATC CTCAGGACCCGTCATGTCCCAAGGGCATTCTGCAGTGGCAGCACGGTACATACACCGTCGACAGTGATGGTTCTATACACTTGAATCCCATCGCGGAGGATGGCCGCCAGCTCCTGTCAGACCCGTGCTCATCTTCGAAAGGAATATACACTAGGTATAACCAGACGGAGAAATACAGC TCTTTCACTGTGGATGTCGACCCGTACTATGACAGTATACGCCTCAACCTATATTCATTCGATGGATCTCCCATGATTCCGATGTACCTTGCCTATAGGCCACCAGAGATGCTGCCTACCGGACCTCTCCAATCGATAGTAtccaagaaggccaagcgCCATTTCGACAGTAAGAAGGTCACGCCTTTTGGCTTGAGGACACTCATCAGCAAAGATAACCTTGTGGACCCGAACCGCTGGCTGTGGGTGGGCATTGTGATGAGCGCGATGGGCGGCATTACACTCTTCTTCACCTAG
- a CDS encoding uncharacterized protein (transcript_id=CADANIAT00007530) — translation MLKVLRTTTRLGLYQARWNSTASPSLPPLLATLKADLKTAMRAKDTDRLNVIRALISETNNSQKTASPIQTDLQLLALIRKRAAASRDSIQQFVDANRPDLKEKEEKAQAILEEYGNQVQTMGADEIKQIVSEQVNKMKAAGTKVEIGLVLKSLFAPGGALDGKPAERSEVAKIAKETVSAA, via the exons ATGCTCAAGGTTCTGCGAACAACGACCCGCTTGGGCCTCTATCAGGCGCGATGGAACTCGACAGCGAGCCCATCACTGCCGCCGTTGCTGGCTACATTGAAGGCCGATCTGAAGACTGCTATGAGGGCAAAGGATACGGACAG GCTGAATGTCATTCGAGCTCTCATTTCCGAAACCAACAACTCGCAGAAGACCGCCTCTCCCATTCAAACAGATTTGCAGTTACTCGCACTTATCCGAAAGCGCGCCGCCGCTTCCAGAGACTCGATTCAGCAGTTTGTTGATGCCAACCGCCCGGAcctcaaggagaaggaggaaaaggcccAGGCAATTCTTGAGGAATACGGTAACCAGGTGCAGACGATGGGTGCCGATGAAATCAAGCAAATTGTGTCGGAGCAGGTCAACAAGATGAAGGCGGCTGGTACCAAAGTTGAGATTGGCCTTGTCCTCAAGTCTCTATTTGCGCCCGGAGGAGCTTTGGACGGCAAGCCTGCGGAACGATCTGAAGTTGCGAAAATCGCAAAAGAAACCGTTTCCGCTGCTTGA